GTCGCCGGGTCCCACACGAAGTCGCACCAGTGGAACTGGCGCATCCAGAAGCAGTCGAAGTGGAACACCGAGAGCGGCAGGTCGCGCTCGGCCATCCCGTCGATGAAGCTCGTGACCGTCTTCTCGTCGTAGTCGGTCGTGAACGACGTCGACAGCCACAGGCCGTACGACCACTCGGGCACCCGCGCCGGGCGGCCGGTGAGCGCGGTGAGCTTGCGCAGCACGTCCTTGGGCGTCGGTCCGTAGATCACGTAGTACCGCAGCGACTGGCCCTCGACGCTGAACTGCGTGCGCGAGACGACCTCGGTGCCGACCTCGAACGACACGCGCTCGGGCTGGTCGACGAGCACGCCGTAGCCCGCGTCGGTCAGGTAGAACGGCACGTTCTTGTACGCCTGGTCGCTCGCGGTGCCGCCGTCGGCGTTCCAGATGTCGACCGTCTGACCGTTCTTCACGAGCGCACCGAAGCGCTCGCCGAGGCCGTAGACGTGCTCGCCGACACCGAGCGTGAGCTGCTCGCGCACGAAGTGCCGGCCGTCGGCGTCGGTGATGACGCCGATGCTGCGCGGGGTCGACGTGGTCAGCGTGCGGCCGCCGGCGAGGAAGTCGACGCCCCACTCCCCCTCGGTCTGCACGCGTGCGGTGAGCGCGCCCGAGCGGAACGTCGCGACGGGCTCCCCCGCGAGGTCCGGGCCCGCGACCTTGACGTCGGCGACCGAGCGCGCGATCTCGAACTCGGGGCCGCGGCTCAGCCCGCCCTGGAAGTGCTCGATCGTCACGCCGACCACGTCGTCCATCGGCGAGTCGAACGAGACCGTGATGAGCGGGCGGTTGAGCGTGTCCCCGCGCTTCTCCAGGGGCCCGGTCGCGGCGTAGACCGTGAGGCTCTCGTCGCCGGTGACGACGTCGTCGACCGCCTGCGGACGCAGGATCGTGACCCCGGGCAGGACCTGCCAGTAGCCGTCGGTGAACTTCATGAGGTCCTCTCGATCAGGGCGACGGCGTCCTCGGCTTCGAGGCGGACCGCGCCCGTGGTGTCGGTTCCGGAGAGCAGGTCGTGGTGGGTCCCGTCGAGCGCGAGCTCGTGCGCGACGGGCGAGGTGTTGAGCAGGAAGAGGACGTCGCCGCGGCGGACGGCCTCGACGCCCTCGGGGAGCGGGGACGCGCCGGGGACGACGCCGGTGACGCCGGCGGCGCGTGCGGCGCGGGTCAGCACGTCGTCGAGCACCGCGCGGGGCGGGAGCGTCGCGACGTACCAGGCCTCGCCGGTGCCGGCCCGGTGCCGGACGACCGCCGGGCAGCCGTCGAGGTCGGCCCCCGCGAACGTCGCGAGCGCCTCACCCCCGTCGAGCCGCAGGCGCTCGCCCCAGACGGTCCCGGTGAAGTCGCCGAGCTCGGCCGACGTCACGGGCACGCCGTCGTCGGGCAGCGGGCAGAACTCCTCCCCCGAGGCCCCGACGAGGTCGGCGAAGGGCACGGGGAAGCGCCCGGTCCGCACGTGCCCGTCGCGGTCGGCGACGCCCGAGAACGGCCCGAGCACGAGCACCCCGCCGCGCTCGACGACCCCGCGCAGGTGGCGCGCGTCGTCGTCGTCCACGAGGTAGAGCTGGGGCGCGACGACGAGGTCGTACCCGGCGAGGTCGCCGCCCGGGTGCACGACGTCGACCGCGACGCCCGCACGCCACAGGGCGCGGTAGTACGCGAGCACCTGGGGCAGCACGCGCAGCCGGTCGCTCGGCTGCGCACGCTCCTCGGCGGCCCACCAGCTCGACCAGTCGAAGACGAGGGCGGTGCGCGCCTCGACGCGGGTCCCGGCGACGCGTGCCAGCGACCGGAGCTCGGCGCCGTGCGCGCGGACCGCGCGGTGCAGGCGGGTGTCGGGGCCGGCGTGCGGCACGAGGGCCGAGTGGAACCGCTCCGCGCCGAACGTCGACGCGCGCCACTGGAAGTAGCAGGACCCGTCGGCGCCGTGGGCGACCGCGCGCAGCGAGTCGAGCCGGGCCTGCGCCGGGGACTTCGGCAGGTTGTGCGGGCGCCAGTTGACCGCGCTCACCGCCTGCTCCATGAGCAGCCACGGCTCCCCGCCGCGCAGCGAGCGCATGAGGTCGTGGCTGAGCGACTGCAGCACGCGCGACTCGGGGTCCGCGGGGTCGCCGTAGGTGTCGTCGGCGACGACGTCGACCTCGGACGCCCAGCGCCAGTAGTCCGTCGCGTGGTGGAACCCCATGAAGTTCGTGGTGACGGGCGTCTGCGGCGCGTGCGCCCGGACGAGGTCCCGCTGCTCGGTGTAGAGCGCCAGGAGCTGGTCGGATGCGAAGCGCCGGTGGTCGAGCACCTGGGTCGGGTTGATCAGGTACGGCGCGGCGCGCGGCGGGACGACCTCCGCCCAGCCGTCGTAGCGCTGGCTCCAGAACGTGGTGCCCCAGGCGCGGTTGAGCTCGGCGACCGTGCCGTACCGCCGCTCGAGCCAGGCCCGGAAGCCCGCGGCGCACAGGTCGCACGAGCACACCTGCCCGTACTCGTTGCCGATGTGCCACATCCGCACGGCCGGGTGAGCGGCGTACCGCTCGACGAGCACGCGGGCGATCGCGAGGGCGCGCTCGCGGTACACGGGCGAGGACGGGCAGAAGTGGTTGCGCGAGCCGTGGCTGAGCCGCACGCCGTCCGGGGTCACCGCGCGGGTCTCCGGCCAGCGCAGGCCGAGCCACGGGGGCGGCGACGCGGTGGGGGTCGCGAGGTCGACCGCGATCCCACCGGAGTGCAGCAGGTCGAGGACGTCGTCGAGCCAGCCGAGCTCGTGCTCGTCCGGGCGCGGCTCGAGGGTCGCCCAGCTGAACACCCCGACCGTCACGAGGTTGACCCCGGCGGCCTGCATGAGCGCGACGTCCTCGTCCCAGACGTGGCGCGGCCACTGCTCCGGGTTGTAGTCCCCGCCGTACAGCAGGCCCAGCTCGCCCGTGAGGGCGGCGAGGCCGGGCCGGGGAGGCGTCGGGCTGCTCACGCGGGGAACCTCCGGACTCGTGGGCGGGGAGAAAGGGACGACGTCGTACGCGGGAACCCGTGCGAATACCGATCGTCGAAGCGGTTCAACACCGTAGCCGCGTGCTCCCCTGCATGTCCAGGGACATACGAGCCACCTGCAGCAGGGATTGTGCGCCAGCCAAATCGAAGCGCTTCCGCAATGTTTCGATAACGCGTCGGAGCCCCGCGCGCAGGCCTCGCGGCGCTAGGGTGAGCGACGACCGACCAGCCCCGTGCGGCGCGCGACGAGCGACGTGCGCACGGACACGACAGGGGCACACCGTGGCAACCATCGACGACGTGGCACGCGCCGCAGGCGTCTCCACCTCGACCGTCTCCTACGTGCTGTCCGGCAAGCGGCCGATCTCCGGCCCCACGCGCCAGCGCGTCGAGCGCAGCATCCGCGATCTCGGCTACCGCCCCCACGCCGGCGCACGCGCGCTCGCGTCGAGCCGGACCAACGTGCTCGCGCTCATGGCGCCCCTGCGCGTCGACGTCAACGTGAGCGTCATCATGCAGTTCGTCACCGGCGTGGTGACGAGCGCCCGCACCTTCGACCACGACGTCCTGCTGCTCACGCAGGACGACTCCGCGGGCCTCGAGCGCGTCGCGGACGGCTCGATGGTCGACGCGCTGATCATGATGGACATCGAGGCCGACGACCCGCGCGTCCCGGTCCTCGCCGGCCTGCGCCAGCCCGCCGTGCTCATCGGCCTGCCGACCAACACCGAGGGCCTCTCGTGCGTCGACCTCGACTTCGAGGCCGCCGGGCGCACCGCCGTCCGCCACCTCGCGCAGCTCGGTCACCGCCAGGTCGCGCTCATCGGCTCCCCCACCGCGGTGCTCGAGCGGCACACCTCCTACGCCGACCGGATGCACCGCGGCTTCACGCAGCAGTCCGCCGAGCTCGGGCTCGACCACGCCTACGAGCCGTGCGAGTCGTCGCACTCGGGCGCCGTGGACGCCGTCGACCGCGTGCTCGCCCGCATGCCGGGCGTGACCGGGCTCGTCGTGCACAACGAGGTCGCGCTGCCCGCCGTGATCGCGACGCTGCGCGAGCGCGGCCGCACGATCCCCGACGACCTCTCGCTCGTCGCGGTGTGCCCCCAGGACATCGCCGTCGGCCAACCCGTCCCCCTGACCTCCGTGGACATCCCTGCGCACGCGATCGGCCGCGTCGCGGTCGAGATGGCGATGTCCCGCGTGGTGGGCGACCAGCCCGCCGAGACCCGCCTGCTGGCGCCCGTCCTGACCGAGCGGGCCACGACCGCGCCCGCACGATGAGCGCGCGGGCCGCGCCGAGATCGCCGTCGGCCCCGCGGTCCCCCGGCGGCCGGGACCCCCTGTCCCCGCCGCCGGGAGCCGCGTCCCCTGCACCACGTCAGCCCTTGATCGCGCCGAAGATGACGCCCTTCGTGAAGTGCCGCTGGACGAACGGGTAGACGATGAGGATCGGGACGAGCGCCAGCACCATCACCGCCATCTTCGCGGCGAGCGACGGCACCGCACCACCCGCACCGAGCTCGATCACCGTGCCCGTCGTGCCCTGCGGCGGCTGACCGCGCAGCACGTACGCGCGCAGCACCATCTGCAGCGGCCACTTCGCGCTGTCGCGCAGGTACAGCATCGCGTTGAAGAACGCGTTCCAGTAGCCGACGCCGTAGAACAGCGCGACGACCGCGACCACGGCGCGCGACATCGGCAGCACGATCGAGCCGAGCACCCGCCAGTCCCCCGCGCCGTCGATCCGCGCGGCGTCCGTGATCGACGCGTCGATCCCCATGAAGAAGTTCCGCAGGATCAGCACGTTGAACGCGGAGATCGCCCCGGGGAGGATCAGCGCCCAGTACGAGTCGATCAGGCCGAGCTGGCTGACCCACAGGTACGTCGGGATGAGCCCGGCCCCGAAGAACATCGTGATGAGGAAGACGAACAGGATCGGCCGGTGCAGGAACGAGTCGGTGCGCGAGAGCCCGAACGCGGCGAGCACCGAGACCACCGTCGAGATCAGCGTCCCCACGGCCGTCACGCCGATGCTCACGACGACCGAGCGGAACACGACGCCGCCGTCGAGCAGCTGCTGGTAGGCCGCGAACGTGATCTCGCCTGGCACGAGCACCATGCCGCCGGCCTCGCTGATCACCGACTGCGGCGACAGGCTGGTCAGCACGATCGTGTAGAGCGGCCCGAGCACGGCGAGCACGACGAGCGCGAGCGCCGCGAACTTCGCGATCGCGCCGCCGACCGTGGGCGGCTCCTCCCACGCGGGGCGGTGCTTGGACTTCCGGGGCCGCCTGCGGCTGCCCGCGGGCGGCTCGAGGACGATCGCCGGGTTCGTCAGGGAGTTCTCCGTCGCTGTCATGACCGCTTGTACACTCCTGCCTCGCCGAAGACGTGCGCGAGCTTGTTGGCGCCGAGCACGAGGATCAGGCTGACGACCCCCTTCATGAGGCCCGCTGCGGCCGCGAAGCCCCAGTCGCCGAACTGCACACCCTGGAAGTACACGTAGGTGTCGATCACCTCGGAGACCTGCGCGCCGACCATGTCGCGCTGCAGGAGGAGCTGCTCGAACCCGACGGTCAGCGCGTCGCCGAGGCGCAGGATGAGCAGCAGGATGATGACCGGCCGCAGCGCCGGCAGCGTGATGTGCCACATGCGCCGCCACCGGTTCGCGCCGTCCATCACCGCCGCCTCGTACTGCGCGGGGTCCACGGTGCTGAGCGCCGCGAGGAAGATGATGACGCCCCAGCCGGCGTCCTTCCAGATCGACTGCGACGTGATCAGCAGCAGGAACGTGTCGGGGTTGGTCATGATGTCGACCGGCTGCTGCCCGAGGCCGCGCAGCGTCTGGCTGAGCAGGCCGGCACCCCCGAAGAGCTGCTGGAACACCGCGACGACGAGCACCCACGAGAAGAAGTGGGGCAGGTAGACGATCGACTGGATCGTCGTGCGGATCCGCGGGCTCACGACGCTGTTGAGCAGCAGCGCGAGGAAGATCGGCACCGGGAAGTACAGCACGAGCTGGAACACCGTGATCGCGAGCGTGTTCTGCACCGCGTTGAGGAACAACGGGTTGTCGAACACGCGCAGGAAGTTGTCGAAGCCGACCCACGGGCCGCCGAGGAACCCGCGGTAGGGCGAGAACTTCTCCCACGCCATGACGTTCCCGAGCATCGGGATGTACGCGAAGAGCACGAGCAGCACGACGCCGGGCAGCGTCATGAGCAGCAGGGAGCGGTCCCGGCGGAGCTTGGCCCGCCAGGTGATCTTGCGAGCCGGGGGCCGGGCGGGCGAGGTGCCCGCCCGGCGCTTCGGCTCGTCGCCGGACGTCCGCGGGGACGTCGGTGCGTCGAGGGCTGCCACGATCAGGCCTCGAGGACGCCCTGGTAGAACTCGCGCAGCTGGTCGCCGCCCGACTGACGCCACGTCTCGACCGCGGCGTCGAGGTCGTCGAGGGACTTGCGGCCGCGCGAGATGTCCTTCTCGAGGTCGACGAACGGCTGACCGATCGAGGCGTACTCGTCGGGCTCGCTGATCTGCACGCCGTAGAACAGCGGCTCCTCGGTGTACTGCGCGGCGTCCGCGGTGAACTCGCTGGACGCCTTCACGAAGCCCGGGTACTGGACCTTCGCGTTCACGACCGGCGGCGCGGTGAGGAACATGTACGTCGGCTGGAGCTCGGTCGCGGCCAGCTCGGTCGGGACCGGCAGGCCGTCGGCGCCGCGCGTGAAGTGCACGCCCTCGACGCCGTTGTTGATGAGGTCGAACTCGGTGGTGCCGAACGGCGCGGCGAGCAGGTTCGCGATCCGCAGGAGCTCCTCGATGCGCTCGGGGTCGTCCGACTTCTTGAGGAAGCTGAAGATGTTCGCGGGCTGGCCCTTGTAGTAGACCGGGTCACCGCCGTCGGCGCCGAAGGGCGGCAGGGGCTGCTGGTTGTACGTCGGGTTGGTGGTGAGCTGTCGGCCGAGCGCCTCGTGCCACCCACCGATGCCGTCGTTCATCACGAGCAGCTTCCCGGACTCGAAGAGCTCCTTGTTCCAGGCGGTGTCGATGTCGGGGTGCACGAGCCCGGCGGCCCACACCGCGGCGTTCCACTCGAGGGCCTTGCGGTACTCCTCGGTCTCGACGCGGTGGACGAGCTTGCCGTCCACGAGCTTCCACTTGGGCACGACGCCGTGGATGATCGTCGACGTGTTCCACAGGTCCGCCGCGGCGTAGACGCCGGCCGACGGGTTGTTGATCTCCTGGAGCAGCGCCAGGAGGTCGTCGGCGCTCTTCACGTCCGGCGTGATGCCCAGGCCGTCGAGGATGTCCTTGCGGTAGAACACCACGTCGTTGATGACCTCGCCGGGGAACGGCAGGCCGTACAGGCGGCCGTTGAACGACGACCACTGCCAGGCGGCGGTGGGGATGTTCGCGAGGTTCGGGTACTCGAGCGCCTTGTCGCCGGCGAGGAAGTCGGTCAGGTCCTGGAAGACGTTGGGCACGACCTCGGAGGCGAAGCGCGGCGGGACGTTCCACGTCGGGACGCAGACCCAGTCCGGCAGGTCGTCCGCGGCCGAGAGCGCGGTCGCGAGCACCGTGCCGTAGTCGTTGCCGTCGGCGATGTTGAACGTGATGGTCGCGCCGAGCGCGGCGTTCACGGCCTCGTAGTACTGGTTGCCCTTGACCGGCGGCGGCGTGCCCCACAGCGGGGTCATCGCGGTGAACTCGGTCCCGTTGCCCGGGGGCTCCTCGACCGACTGCACGAGGTCCGTCGGGATCGTCTCGTAGCCCGCCGTCGACCCGTTGACGCTCGGGTAGTCGGGCTCCGCGAAGACGATCTCCTTGTACGTGGGCAGCACGTCGGCGCCGGCCGTCGCCCCGGGCTCCGC
The Cellulomonas sp. NS3 DNA segment above includes these coding regions:
- a CDS encoding beta-galactosidase encodes the protein MSSPTPPRPGLAALTGELGLLYGGDYNPEQWPRHVWDEDVALMQAAGVNLVTVGVFSWATLEPRPDEHELGWLDDVLDLLHSGGIAVDLATPTASPPPWLGLRWPETRAVTPDGVRLSHGSRNHFCPSSPVYRERALAIARVLVERYAAHPAVRMWHIGNEYGQVCSCDLCAAGFRAWLERRYGTVAELNRAWGTTFWSQRYDGWAEVVPPRAAPYLINPTQVLDHRRFASDQLLALYTEQRDLVRAHAPQTPVTTNFMGFHHATDYWRWASEVDVVADDTYGDPADPESRVLQSLSHDLMRSLRGGEPWLLMEQAVSAVNWRPHNLPKSPAQARLDSLRAVAHGADGSCYFQWRASTFGAERFHSALVPHAGPDTRLHRAVRAHGAELRSLARVAGTRVEARTALVFDWSSWWAAEERAQPSDRLRVLPQVLAYYRALWRAGVAVDVVHPGGDLAGYDLVVAPQLYLVDDDDARHLRGVVERGGVLVLGPFSGVADRDGHVRTGRFPVPFADLVGASGEEFCPLPDDGVPVTSAELGDFTGTVWGERLRLDGGEALATFAGADLDGCPAVVRHRAGTGEAWYVATLPPRAVLDDVLTRAARAAGVTGVVPGASPLPEGVEAVRRGDVLFLLNTSPVAHELALDGTHHDLLSGTDTTGAVRLEAEDAVALIERTS
- a CDS encoding LacI family DNA-binding transcriptional regulator; amino-acid sequence: MATIDDVARAAGVSTSTVSYVLSGKRPISGPTRQRVERSIRDLGYRPHAGARALASSRTNVLALMAPLRVDVNVSVIMQFVTGVVTSARTFDHDVLLLTQDDSAGLERVADGSMVDALIMMDIEADDPRVPVLAGLRQPAVLIGLPTNTEGLSCVDLDFEAAGRTAVRHLAQLGHRQVALIGSPTAVLERHTSYADRMHRGFTQQSAELGLDHAYEPCESSHSGAVDAVDRVLARMPGVTGLVVHNEVALPAVIATLRERGRTIPDDLSLVAVCPQDIAVGQPVPLTSVDIPAHAIGRVAVEMAMSRVVGDQPAETRLLAPVLTERATTAPAR
- a CDS encoding carbohydrate ABC transporter permease, which translates into the protein MTATENSLTNPAIVLEPPAGSRRRPRKSKHRPAWEEPPTVGGAIAKFAALALVVLAVLGPLYTIVLTSLSPQSVISEAGGMVLVPGEITFAAYQQLLDGGVVFRSVVVSIGVTAVGTLISTVVSVLAAFGLSRTDSFLHRPILFVFLITMFFGAGLIPTYLWVSQLGLIDSYWALILPGAISAFNVLILRNFFMGIDASITDAARIDGAGDWRVLGSIVLPMSRAVVAVVALFYGVGYWNAFFNAMLYLRDSAKWPLQMVLRAYVLRGQPPQGTTGTVIELGAGGAVPSLAAKMAVMVLALVPILIVYPFVQRHFTKGVIFGAIKG
- a CDS encoding ABC transporter permease, with protein sequence MAALDAPTSPRTSGDEPKRRAGTSPARPPARKITWRAKLRRDRSLLLMTLPGVVLLVLFAYIPMLGNVMAWEKFSPYRGFLGGPWVGFDNFLRVFDNPLFLNAVQNTLAITVFQLVLYFPVPIFLALLLNSVVSPRIRTTIQSIVYLPHFFSWVLVVAVFQQLFGGAGLLSQTLRGLGQQPVDIMTNPDTFLLLITSQSIWKDAGWGVIIFLAALSTVDPAQYEAAVMDGANRWRRMWHITLPALRPVIILLLILRLGDALTVGFEQLLLQRDMVGAQVSEVIDTYVYFQGVQFGDWGFAAAAGLMKGVVSLILVLGANKLAHVFGEAGVYKRS
- a CDS encoding extracellular solute-binding protein — encoded protein: MNTTTQLGQVGEIAVKRRSFLGMVAAGAAVVGVPSLLTACSNGEAGVTAEPGATAGADVLPTYKEIVFAEPDYPSVNGSTAGYETIPTDLVQSVEEPPGNGTEFTAMTPLWGTPPPVKGNQYYEAVNAALGATITFNIADGNDYGTVLATALSAADDLPDWVCVPTWNVPPRFASEVVPNVFQDLTDFLAGDKALEYPNLANIPTAAWQWSSFNGRLYGLPFPGEVINDVVFYRKDILDGLGITPDVKSADDLLALLQEINNPSAGVYAAADLWNTSTIIHGVVPKWKLVDGKLVHRVETEEYRKALEWNAAVWAAGLVHPDIDTAWNKELFESGKLLVMNDGIGGWHEALGRQLTTNPTYNQQPLPPFGADGGDPVYYKGQPANIFSFLKKSDDPERIEELLRIANLLAAPFGTTEFDLINNGVEGVHFTRGADGLPVPTELAATELQPTYMFLTAPPVVNAKVQYPGFVKASSEFTADAAQYTEEPLFYGVQISEPDEYASIGQPFVDLEKDISRGRKSLDDLDAAVETWRQSGGDQLREFYQGVLEA